The Hippea jasoniae genome includes a window with the following:
- the mobA gene encoding molybdenum cofactor guanylyltransferase: protein MKTVSCILAGGKSSRFGNDKRFATLNGKKLIDYALQVAFEISNDVYISTRHNETFEGYKIIKDQKPFLGPACGIANVIKEVSADIYVFLAADMPFVKKEHISRLIDAIDKKPIAVCYKQNNKLKTLPIVICDPDKEILKMDCSNRRILDLIENIGVKTIKTDNEMIFFNINNYSDLKEAEKILLYSKKI, encoded by the coding sequence ATGAAAACAGTTAGCTGCATATTAGCCGGTGGAAAAAGCAGTCGCTTTGGCAATGATAAGCGTTTTGCAACCCTCAACGGTAAAAAATTGATAGATTATGCACTTCAGGTAGCTTTTGAAATTTCCAATGATGTTTATATAAGTACAAGGCATAACGAAACATTTGAAGGCTACAAAATTATAAAAGATCAAAAGCCGTTTTTAGGTCCAGCATGTGGAATAGCCAATGTAATAAAAGAGGTTAGCGCTGATATTTATGTTTTTCTTGCTGCCGATATGCCGTTTGTCAAAAAAGAGCATATTTCAAGATTAATTGATGCAATCGATAAAAAACCTATAGCTGTATGTTACAAACAAAACAATAAACTTAAAACCCTGCCGATAGTAATATGTGATCCTGATAAAGAAATCTTAAAAATGGATTGCTCAAACAGAAGGATACTGGATTTGATAGAAAACATAGGCGTTAAAACAATTAAAACCGATAATGAAATGATTTTCTTTAATATCAACAACTACAGCGATTTAAAGGAAGCTGAAA
- a CDS encoding right-handed parallel beta-helix repeat-containing protein — MVEIILRFKKKNATMKTEIINDKIITDDVELKNRRIEFNHCRFNSPISLINSAVTFNNCFFKNCKTTAITAENSEIYINNCIFDNNFSDELILPQLLFQNTKTSIKNSSIKNGLNFCGIEAESSEIEIIETLIENNSGYAILCESVDFFIRDSFIVNNASDSELFNNISLTASEGIIQNSTIKNTHSFTINMQLGSKVEIINCTIKNNKRGIFIDGGCSCKLENTTLTDNIDEHDFAQITINNANVLINNCRIENGFTGIYASKTATVEIKNSTVSNNSKAIQSFENSTFTIEGCNFLKNSLFFDSSKLRIYSSSVEGNINITDCNYVKLTNIRINGKINSINSAIMSENIERVYYENS; from the coding sequence ATGGTTGAGATTATTTTAAGGTTTAAAAAGAAAAATGCAACAATGAAAACAGAAATAATTAACGATAAGATTATCACTGATGATGTTGAGTTAAAAAATAGAAGAATAGAGTTTAATCATTGTCGTTTTAATAGTCCAATTTCTTTAATAAACTCAGCTGTTACATTTAACAACTGCTTTTTTAAAAACTGTAAAACCACTGCAATCACGGCTGAAAACTCAGAAATTTATATAAACAACTGCATCTTCGATAACAATTTTAGTGATGAATTAATACTGCCTCAACTGCTTTTTCAAAACACAAAAACTTCAATTAAAAACTCAAGCATAAAAAATGGTTTAAACTTTTGTGGTATAGAGGCTGAAAGCTCAGAAATAGAAATAATAGAAACTTTGATTGAAAACAATTCCGGTTATGCCATACTGTGTGAATCTGTTGATTTTTTTATAAGAGACTCTTTTATTGTTAACAACGCTTCTGATAGTGAATTATTCAATAATATTTCTCTAACAGCATCAGAAGGCATAATACAAAATTCAACAATAAAAAACACTCACTCTTTTACCATTAATATGCAACTTGGCTCAAAAGTTGAAATTATCAACTGCACGATAAAAAACAATAAAAGAGGTATTTTTATAGACGGTGGATGCAGCTGCAAATTGGAAAACACCACTTTAACAGATAACATCGATGAGCATGATTTTGCACAGATTACCATCAATAATGCTAATGTTTTAATCAATAACTGCAGGATTGAAAATGGTTTTACAGGTATATACGCTTCAAAAACCGCCACAGTAGAGATAAAAAACTCGACAGTATCAAATAATTCAAAAGCCATACAGTCTTTTGAAAATTCCACATTCACAATAGAGGGGTGTAATTTCTTAAAAAATTCATTGTTTTTTGATAGTTCAAAATTAAGAATTTATAGTTCAAGTGTTGAAGGAAACATAAATATAACAGATTGCAATTATGTAAAACTCACAAATATAAGAATAAATGGCAAGATAAATAGTATAAATTCCGCTATCATGAGCGAAAATATAGAAAGGGTTTACTATGAAAACAGTTAG
- a CDS encoding 50S ribosomal protein L11 methyltransferase has translation MSWRLKDEKKIIEIGRNFCVAPSNYDTDRIKITLTDGYSFGTGVHETTKSCMAIMEEIDLKGKSFLDVGIGSGILSIAALKLGALEAVGFDIHRFAVEECIENGRLNNVNNLHCFVSNRLSSIKRSFDIIAANIFGDIILSMGQDIVRLSKPNGYLLLSGVIVEDNFAVKKFFTEHGFKVIRNLYLEEYTTLLLKKVFY, from the coding sequence GTGAGCTGGAGATTAAAAGATGAAAAAAAGATAATAGAAATAGGTAGAAATTTTTGTGTTGCTCCATCTAACTACGACACAGACAGGATAAAAATTACCCTTACAGATGGCTATTCATTTGGCACAGGGGTTCATGAAACAACAAAAAGCTGTATGGCAATAATGGAAGAAATAGACTTAAAAGGCAAGAGTTTTTTGGATGTTGGTATCGGCAGCGGTATTTTATCCATTGCTGCATTAAAATTGGGGGCTTTGGAGGCTGTAGGTTTTGATATACACAGGTTTGCTGTTGAAGAATGCATAGAAAATGGCAGACTGAATAATGTGAATAATTTACACTGTTTTGTGAGCAACAGGTTAAGCTCAATAAAAAGGTCATTTGATATCATAGCTGCCAATATCTTTGGCGATATTATTCTTTCAATGGGTCAGGATATAGTGAGACTTTCAAAACCCAACGGCTATCTATTGCTTTCTGGTGTAATAGTTGAGGATAATTTTGCAGTTAAAAAATTTTTTACAGAACACGGATTTAAAGTTATTAGAAATCTATATCTTGAAGAATACACAACTTTATTATTGAAAAAGGTTTTTTATTAA
- a CDS encoding cytochrome c3 family protein, with protein MLKIVKTVLILFTLLFIYPTTNLNAKDISSCNKCHTVEKIDNIHKLTCIECHVLEENRNNIYSHKQIIKNPSELKYAKKLCIKCHKKDIERLTNSMHYTLSSVINITRFAWDKQKNLLPTFAAIETSSLKQIPDPATIKQPSDLVDILLRRKCARCHINSSEFQTTGTYRLSGCAACHAEYSKNGHYLGSDRVLYGKKVYSKTHRLFKHPKMSSCLSCHNNEFVGTDYIGLFPQDYHKDFRSPIMPNGYFKPRIYGIGQHALQSDIHFRSGMTCVDCHKKEGVMGDFKQHTFENEAVKVSCESCHGGYKSNPKLLTKEGLFITTKGKKLKPKLFDKNLYAHKYHQRVKCSACHSLWQSEHFGMNLYFDKSKLHYDMFKKLITQEDPYVEMFLKRALKNPSTPPKSYDYLDKTLKKGIWYQGWIARRWMPFILIVDNNGKYSVAREIFNYKLTYVNENGTVVFDNKSTASIVMGYSPHTIGIYGKSCEACHNNKLQLNPDFYKGTVVEEFFKGMVINGRKLTKKELEKLTSPLYKKERSKILIKNLFQ; from the coding sequence ATGCTCAAAATAGTAAAAACTGTTTTAATTTTATTCACACTTCTATTTATATATCCAACAACAAACCTCAACGCAAAAGACATAAGTTCATGCAATAAATGCCATACAGTAGAAAAAATAGATAATATTCACAAACTAACATGTATAGAATGTCATGTTTTAGAAGAAAATAGGAATAACATCTATTCACATAAACAGATAATTAAAAACCCTTCTGAACTAAAATATGCAAAAAAATTATGTATTAAATGCCATAAAAAAGATATAGAGAGATTGACAAACTCTATGCATTATACACTCTCATCTGTAATAAATATAACAAGGTTTGCTTGGGATAAACAAAAAAACCTTTTACCCACTTTTGCTGCAATAGAAACCTCCAGCCTGAAACAAATACCAGATCCAGCAACAATAAAACAACCTTCAGATTTGGTAGATATACTACTAAGGAGAAAATGTGCAAGATGCCATATTAATTCATCAGAGTTTCAAACTACGGGAACCTATAGATTATCAGGATGTGCTGCTTGTCATGCTGAGTATTCAAAAAATGGTCACTACTTAGGAAGTGATAGAGTGTTATACGGAAAAAAGGTATATTCTAAAACACACCGTCTCTTTAAACATCCAAAAATGAGCAGCTGTCTAAGTTGCCACAACAACGAATTTGTTGGAACAGATTATATTGGGCTGTTTCCGCAAGATTATCATAAAGATTTTAGATCCCCGATTATGCCAAACGGTTATTTTAAACCAAGAATTTATGGCATAGGGCAACACGCACTACAGTCTGATATCCATTTTAGATCAGGTATGACATGCGTAGATTGCCATAAAAAAGAAGGAGTGATGGGGGATTTTAAGCAACATACATTTGAAAACGAAGCCGTAAAAGTAAGTTGCGAAAGCTGCCATGGTGGCTACAAATCAAACCCAAAACTCTTAACAAAAGAAGGTCTATTTATAACTACAAAAGGAAAAAAATTAAAACCAAAACTTTTTGATAAAAATCTATATGCCCATAAATATCATCAGAGAGTAAAATGTTCAGCGTGTCATTCTTTATGGCAATCAGAACACTTTGGTATGAATTTATATTTTGATAAATCAAAACTACATTATGATATGTTTAAAAAACTCATAACGCAGGAAGATCCCTATGTAGAAATGTTTCTAAAAAGAGCATTAAAGAACCCATCGACGCCCCCAAAATCATACGACTATTTAGATAAAACCCTCAAAAAAGGTATTTGGTATCAAGGTTGGATAGCAAGAAGATGGATGCCCTTTATACTTATCGTTGATAACAACGGAAAATACTCAGTAGCCAGAGAAATATTTAACTATAAATTAACCTATGTAAATGAAAATGGAACTGTTGTGTTTGATAATAAAAGTACTGCTTCGATTGTAATGGGTTATTCTCCCCATACAATAGGTATTTACGGTAAAAGTTGTGAGGCATGCCACAACAATAAACTTCAATTAAATCCAGATTTTTATAAAGGAACCGTTGTAGAAGAATTCTTTAAAGGGATGGTTATAAATGGCAGAAAACTTACAAAAAAAGAGCTTGAAAAACTAACATCACCACTCTATAAAAAGGAAAGATCTAAGATTTTAATAAAAAACCTTTTTCAATAA
- a CDS encoding cytochrome b N-terminal domain-containing protein, translating to MKIDYFISYLTIGLISISFFSGFALLFFYNPITPLKSVENLTLFSLGGSFFRKLHYFSSEASLILVITHIVIESIKKNPKKSINKNQYIVASFALFILILLMFTGFVIKADLSGQSAMLVAENIIKKSYLINFLLPLFKDPQNTVFRFYIMHISILPVLFTFLVLKHAKAVSLKKEFCSIALAASLILTVILKQPEDIIKIEQTKELLKGPWFFYGAENMLMFNFPVDLVVVIILFPFIILSLYPFLQNNKKILNYTLLAWVLFYGAISLV from the coding sequence ATGAAAATTGACTACTTTATCTCTTACCTAACTATTGGATTAATATCCATCTCTTTCTTTAGTGGTTTTGCCTTACTCTTTTTTTACAACCCGATAACACCTCTTAAAAGTGTAGAAAATTTAACGCTGTTTTCTTTAGGAGGTTCTTTTTTTAGAAAACTGCATTACTTTTCATCAGAAGCATCTTTAATTCTTGTAATTACTCACATCGTTATTGAGAGTATCAAAAAAAATCCAAAGAAAAGCATAAATAAAAATCAATATATTGTAGCATCGTTTGCCCTTTTTATATTGATACTCCTTATGTTTACAGGTTTTGTTATAAAGGCAGACCTATCGGGTCAATCTGCAATGCTTGTTGCAGAAAACATTATAAAAAAAAGCTACTTAATAAATTTTCTTTTACCACTTTTCAAAGATCCACAAAATACAGTTTTTCGATTCTATATAATGCATATATCTATTTTGCCGGTTTTGTTTACATTTTTAGTATTAAAACACGCAAAAGCTGTTAGCCTAAAAAAAGAATTCTGCTCAATAGCTCTTGCTGCTTCACTAATTCTAACAGTTATTTTAAAACAACCAGAAGATATTATAAAAATAGAGCAGACAAAAGAGCTACTTAAAGGTCCATGGTTTTTTTATGGAGCAGAAAATATGCTTATGTTTAACTTTCCTGTTGATTTAGTGGTTGTTATAATATTATTCCCCTTTATTATCCTATCTTTATATCCTTTTTTGCAGAATAACAAAAAAATATTGAATTACACTCTACTTGCATGGGTACTCTTTTATGGTGCGATCAGTTTGGTTTAA
- a CDS encoding QcrA and Rieske domain-containing protein, which produces MRDAKIDRRKFLESAAGWLSIAGIASLSLPFSKLLKSTSHSFNIQVKLSTLKEGVNFLKKPPLFIIKNKNHIEIYDAHCTHMGCILQFNENDKIFECPCHGSRFTVAGKVIHGPATKPLKKLKYYIKNDNIIVG; this is translated from the coding sequence TTGAGGGATGCTAAGATAGATAGACGTAAGTTTCTGGAATCTGCTGCAGGCTGGCTATCAATCGCAGGAATAGCCAGTCTGTCTCTTCCTTTTTCAAAACTGCTTAAAAGCACTTCACACTCTTTTAATATCCAAGTTAAACTATCGACATTAAAAGAAGGGGTTAATTTTTTAAAGAAACCACCGCTTTTTATTATTAAAAATAAAAATCATATTGAAATTTACGATGCACACTGTACTCACATGGGATGTATATTGCAATTCAATGAAAATGATAAAATATTTGAGTGTCCCTGTCACGGCAGTAGGTTTACAGTTGCAGGCAAGGTTATCCATGGTCCTGCAACAAAACCCTTAAAAAAATTAAAATATTACATAAAAAATGATAACATCATTGTGGGATGA
- a CDS encoding 4Fe-4S dicluster domain-containing protein: MSEKNQKRQHRYAMVIVQDRCLGCMACYAACKEEWNVPINKEMFRTEVLEVEYDENETPKVVFLPILCNHCDNAPCVDVCPTGASFKREEDGIVLVDPSKCIGCKACMEACPYNARYYNEDIGSVDKCTFCLPRISNGLEPACVATCVGEARNFGDLNDENSKVYKLLKDAKKVWRFQEEKGTQPNVYYVSINY, encoded by the coding sequence ATGAGTGAAAAAAATCAAAAAAGACAACACAGATATGCAATGGTTATTGTGCAGGATAGATGTTTGGGGTGCATGGCATGTTATGCAGCTTGCAAGGAAGAATGGAATGTACCCATAAACAAAGAGATGTTTAGAACAGAGGTTTTAGAGGTTGAATATGATGAAAACGAAACCCCAAAGGTTGTATTTCTGCCAATCTTATGCAACCATTGCGATAATGCTCCCTGTGTAGATGTTTGTCCAACAGGTGCAAGTTTTAAAAGAGAGGAAGATGGAATTGTTCTTGTGGATCCATCAAAATGCATAGGATGTAAAGCCTGCATGGAGGCATGTCCCTACAATGCAAGATATTACAATGAAGATATAGGTTCTGTTGATAAATGCACATTCTGCCTACCAAGAATAAGTAACGGATTAGAACCAGCTTGCGTTGCAACTTGTGTGGGAGAGGCAAGAAACTTTGGAGACCTAAACGACGAAAACTCAAAAGTCTACAAACTATTGAAAGATGCAAAAAAAGTATGGAGATTTCAAGAGGAAAAAGGTACACAGCCAAACGTATATTATGTTAGTATAAACTATTAA
- a CDS encoding molybdopterin-containing oxidoreductase family protein, with product MAKNISRRAFIKTAVVGGSAIIGLSALNSNSIASSKTKSYEEKIVTYDRGKKSFNFCEMCFWNCGVIAYTRNGIVHKLEGNPHNPNNRGYLCAKGNAGIYTLYDPNRLKYPMMRVGKRGEGKFKKVSWKEAFDYIADKLKFIQRKYSSKSIASFLHGTGEEPFIILSKALGTPNIIIPAYSQCMGSREVGWVLTYGTGVSGHSTFDFKNSKYIISFGRNILGALQVREAEDLIEGISRGGKLVYVDPRFSETAAKAYKWLQINPGTDLALILSLIHVLIRDQLVNMDFVDKYCIGFGQLSNFVKQYTPEWAEAETGISAKLIEKIAWEYAENAPNVLAVPPRRFSRYGNDTQTSRAIAILNALAGNWGVPGGIWVRDKFAYIEEQYNSNDCEIIKVPFRPPKEDEPPLVNEERADGAGSEYPLAPKSLGRENGIIEATRTAKPYPIKAWIIYGTNPISSSAIGVNRLTEEVLNKLELIVDIDIIPNDTSMYADIILPESTYLERYDLPHIQKDAYPFIAIREPAVKPLFDTKVSWDIAKGIADRLGLGKYFKETVKERTEKILSKLPSKLKKELEEKGVIVFEGTDPYPQASGKKLTFKTPSGKIELYSTKLEKLYKEKGDAYYPLPKYIPPVSIEDKSLFRLLFGRVPVHTHARTQNNKLLAELYGKNEVWINKKDAERLGLTEKSKVVLSNPKTGVKSPVVGVKITNRIKEGCLFIAHGFGHISKFLDVAYKKGISDAQLCSDGVDPISGAAAFNNSFVKITKVRS from the coding sequence ATGGCTAAAAATATTTCAAGAAGGGCTTTTATTAAGACAGCTGTAGTCGGGGGCTCGGCTATAATTGGTCTTAGTGCTTTAAACAGCAACAGCATCGCATCATCCAAAACCAAGAGCTATGAAGAAAAAATCGTAACCTACGATAGAGGAAAGAAAAGCTTTAATTTTTGCGAAATGTGTTTTTGGAATTGTGGTGTTATAGCATATACCAGAAACGGTATAGTGCATAAATTAGAAGGCAACCCACATAACCCCAACAACCGTGGTTATCTATGCGCTAAAGGCAACGCAGGCATCTATACCCTCTATGACCCAAATAGACTAAAATACCCTATGATGAGAGTGGGTAAAAGAGGCGAAGGAAAGTTCAAAAAAGTCAGCTGGAAAGAAGCATTTGATTATATAGCCGATAAACTAAAATTTATTCAACGAAAATACTCATCAAAAAGCATAGCAAGTTTTTTACATGGTACAGGCGAAGAACCTTTTATCATTCTTTCTAAAGCTTTAGGCACACCTAATATAATAATACCCGCATACTCACAGTGCATGGGTTCAAGAGAAGTAGGATGGGTATTAACATACGGCACAGGTGTATCCGGGCATTCCACATTCGATTTTAAAAACTCAAAATATATAATATCGTTTGGAAGAAATATTTTAGGGGCACTACAGGTAAGAGAGGCAGAAGATTTAATAGAGGGCATCTCACGAGGTGGCAAACTTGTATATGTTGACCCAAGATTTTCAGAAACAGCCGCCAAAGCTTACAAGTGGTTACAAATAAATCCTGGTACAGACCTTGCTTTAATACTATCTTTAATTCATGTTTTAATTAGAGATCAACTTGTAAATATGGATTTTGTTGACAAATACTGTATAGGCTTTGGACAGCTATCTAATTTTGTAAAACAGTATACACCTGAGTGGGCTGAAGCAGAAACTGGCATAAGCGCAAAACTGATAGAAAAAATAGCCTGGGAATACGCTGAAAATGCTCCAAATGTTTTGGCTGTACCTCCAAGAAGATTTTCAAGATACGGCAACGATACACAAACATCAAGAGCTATTGCAATCTTGAATGCCTTAGCTGGTAACTGGGGTGTACCAGGTGGTATATGGGTGAGAGATAAATTTGCATACATTGAAGAGCAGTATAATTCCAACGATTGCGAAATAATCAAGGTACCCTTTAGGCCACCGAAAGAAGATGAGCCACCTTTGGTAAACGAAGAAAGAGCCGATGGAGCAGGCAGTGAATATCCGCTGGCACCAAAATCTCTGGGCAGAGAAAACGGCATTATTGAAGCAACAAGAACAGCCAAACCATATCCAATTAAAGCATGGATTATATATGGAACAAACCCGATTTCATCTTCCGCAATAGGCGTTAACAGATTAACAGAAGAAGTATTAAATAAGCTTGAACTAATAGTCGATATAGACATAATTCCTAACGACACAAGCATGTATGCTGATATAATTCTTCCAGAATCTACCTATCTTGAGAGATACGACCTACCCCACATTCAGAAAGACGCATATCCATTTATAGCAATAAGAGAACCAGCTGTTAAACCATTATTTGACACAAAGGTTTCATGGGATATAGCCAAAGGAATTGCTGATAGATTGGGGTTGGGGAAATATTTTAAAGAAACAGTTAAAGAAAGAACTGAAAAAATTCTATCCAAGCTTCCATCCAAACTAAAAAAAGAGTTAGAAGAAAAAGGCGTTATAGTTTTTGAGGGAACCGATCCATATCCGCAGGCAAGCGGCAAAAAACTAACTTTCAAAACGCCAAGCGGTAAAATTGAGCTTTACTCAACAAAACTTGAGAAACTATACAAAGAAAAGGGTGATGCATATTATCCATTACCAAAATACATACCCCCCGTTAGCATCGAAGATAAATCTCTTTTCAGGTTGTTGTTTGGTAGAGTTCCAGTCCATACCCATGCAAGAACTCAAAACAATAAACTGCTTGCTGAATTGTATGGTAAAAATGAAGTATGGATAAACAAAAAGGATGCGGAAAGATTAGGTTTGACTGAAAAAAGTAAAGTAGTTTTATCAAATCCAAAAACCGGCGTTAAAAGTCCTGTAGTCGGAGTAAAAATAACCAACAGAATAAAAGAGGGTTGTCTATTTATTGCTCACGGTTTTGGTCATATATCAAAATTCTTAGATGTCGCTTACAAAAAAGGAATATCTGATGCACAGCTGTGTAGTGATGGTGTGGACCCCATCAGTGGTGCCGCTGCTTTTAATAATTCATTTGTAAAAATTACCAAAGTCAGGAGTTGA
- the nrfD gene encoding NrfD/PsrC family molybdoenzyme membrane anchor subunit has product MTKGEIIKKDFKITGWMVFYLLLFAVGFIGMALVFFKGQEASYGVSREISWGLLIIGYSFFVGITTGLSLLAAFGHLFGFENFHVLSRKMMWTALSALLAGFFIIFWDLGGPFRLQILRFVTNIVPFHWKSPIWWMSVLYAMELPILIVEVFLLLANKEKLTFIASILGFIVGISAYSNMGFVFSANIARPFWYGPFIPMFFILSAVALGAAFAIILLLVNRKELSDETFAITLKTFSKTLLIVLLMIIFAKIWRSVTLIYGKEPMTYEAAKQLFAGKLSFNFYFFEILLGIITPFALLLWGRFKSTYLSLISSICVIIGIFFFRYDTVVAGQLIPVNSIYFPHKEVLSYMPSIAEITLFISAVGVMGLVYTIGSRILHLEEENHG; this is encoded by the coding sequence ATGACAAAGGGAGAAATAATAAAGAAAGATTTCAAAATTACCGGTTGGATGGTGTTTTATCTACTGCTATTTGCAGTGGGTTTTATAGGAATGGCTCTTGTGTTCTTTAAGGGCCAGGAAGCCTCTTATGGTGTAAGCAGAGAAATATCATGGGGCTTATTGATAATAGGATACTCCTTTTTCGTTGGTATAACTACAGGACTTTCTCTATTGGCAGCTTTTGGTCATCTTTTTGGTTTTGAAAATTTCCATGTTTTAAGTAGAAAAATGATGTGGACTGCACTAAGCGCCCTTTTGGCTGGCTTTTTTATAATCTTTTGGGACCTTGGGGGACCATTCAGACTTCAGATACTTAGGTTTGTAACCAACATAGTTCCATTTCATTGGAAATCACCTATATGGTGGATGTCGGTTTTGTATGCAATGGAGTTACCAATATTGATAGTAGAAGTATTTCTTTTACTTGCAAACAAAGAAAAATTAACATTTATAGCAAGTATATTAGGATTCATAGTGGGAATTTCTGCATATAGTAATATGGGTTTCGTATTTTCTGCGAATATAGCAAGGCCGTTCTGGTACGGTCCTTTTATACCGATGTTTTTTATCCTATCCGCAGTTGCACTTGGTGCTGCATTTGCGATTATATTGTTGCTTGTAAATAGAAAAGAATTAAGTGACGAAACATTCGCAATTACACTCAAAACATTTTCCAAAACCTTATTAATAGTTTTACTCATGATAATCTTTGCAAAAATCTGGAGAAGTGTAACTTTGATCTACGGCAAAGAGCCAATGACTTATGAGGCAGCAAAACAGCTATTTGCAGGAAAATTAAGTTTTAATTTTTACTTCTTTGAAATTCTTTTAGGTATAATTACACCTTTTGCTTTGCTTCTGTGGGGAAGATTTAAATCTACATATTTATCATTGATATCTTCAATATGCGTTATTATTGGTATTTTCTTCTTTAGATATGATACAGTAGTAGCTGGTCAACTAATACCGGTAAATTCTATATACTTTCCGCACAAAGAAGTTCTCTCATACATGCCCTCTATTGCAGAGATCACTTTATTTATTTCTGCAGTAGGTGTAATGGGTTTGGTTTACACTATAGGTAGCCGCATTCTTCATTTGGAGGAGGAAAATCATGGCTAA
- a CDS encoding TorD/DmsD family molecular chaperone has translation MKAKMFSLLADLYSYPDDSFIDSFREISTLCPSLKKLYSTLSNLSLDEIVSHYIATFDVNRNGVKCVPYESYWYDRRLMSNRVVDVVDFYSKCGYTVNQDEIKLPPDHISIELAFISLLLEANQLKEAKLFCKIHLSWVEKFMTCLKNESVLYYELAQCIIKQTSEFLKEDT, from the coding sequence ATGAAAGCAAAGATGTTTTCTCTACTGGCAGATTTATATAGCTATCCAGATGATTCTTTTATTGATAGCTTTAGGGAAATTTCAACTTTATGTCCATCTCTAAAAAAGCTCTACAGCACTCTATCAAATCTCAGCTTGGATGAAATAGTATCTCACTATATTGCAACTTTTGATGTCAACAGAAACGGAGTAAAGTGTGTCCCGTATGAATCCTACTGGTACGATAGAAGGCTAATGTCAAACAGAGTAGTTGATGTTGTAGACTTCTACAGTAAGTGCGGATATACAGTAAATCAGGACGAAATCAAACTACCCCCCGATCATATATCTATCGAGCTTGCGTTTATCTCTTTACTTTTGGAGGCCAATCAATTAAAAGAGGCTAAACTATTTTGTAAAATTCATCTATCTTGGGTAGAAAAGTTTATGACATGCCTTAAAAATGAAAGCGTTCTGTATTATGAATTGGCTCAATGTATAATCAAACAAACATCTGAGTTTTTGAAGGAGGATACATGA
- a CDS encoding rhodanese-like domain-containing protein, translating to MKRAALKGVLLAIATTVTFSATSIAGTPVSTKKIKIARQHIEQVTPQKAYEMKGVVFVDVRSYVEYKKGHIPHAIWAPRGLLDFKALKWFPDKSKTYIVYCKTGGRGSISTYDMVQLGYKAYNLKGGFLAWKKAGLPIEKGEPKGLGKAAE from the coding sequence ATGAAAAGAGCGGCTTTAAAAGGTGTTTTGCTGGCGATTGCAACAACAGTAACTTTTTCGGCTACCTCAATTGCAGGTACTCCGGTTTCAACAAAGAAAATCAAGATTGCAAGGCAACACATTGAACAGGTAACACCGCAAAAAGCCTATGAAATGAAAGGTGTTGTATTTGTTGATGTGAGAAGTTATGTGGAATATAAAAAAGGACATATTCCTCATGCTATTTGGGCACCCAGAGGCTTACTGGATTTTAAAGCATTAAAATGGTTTCCAGATAAGAGTAAAACCTATATTGTCTACTGCAAAACAGGTGGAAGAGGCTCAATATCAACATACGATATGGTTCAGTTGGGTTATAAGGCATACAACTTAAAAGGTGGTTTCCTTGCTTGGAAAAAAGCTGGACTACCTATAGAAAAAGGTGAACCTAAGGGTTTAGGTAAGGCAGCAGAATAA